The Cucumis melo cultivar AY chromosome 9, USDA_Cmelo_AY_1.0, whole genome shotgun sequence genome includes the window aaatttacaCAACGAGAACAATCGCTTATTCCATCTTCTCACTAACTGATCATTACCTTTGTATATTGTCCCCTCACGACCATCCTTCTTGGTAGATGATCTTGGAACACGCTGTGAAGGGGCATATTCAACTACAGCCTTATACTGAGCACCTGTAATCATTTGACTAGAATAAGTTAACTTCAATCAAAACTCCAAGCATGTTGAACTAAACATGATTCGAACAATTAAACATTGTCACAATATCGAAGGTGATGTGTAGTCAATTGGAAAATGAACATCAGAAAACATAAAAGGGAGCAATCTATATTAAGCATTGGTGTCATTCATAATATTGTTATTTCCCACTTCTTAGAAACGGGTTGAGCTTCAGTGAACCACCCACGAAGGCCATAAGAAACGAGAAGCCACTGATAAGTTCAATAcaggaaaaagggaaaaagttttCGGCTTTACCCTTCTCATTAACGAAAACATGGCCATCAAAGAACTCGGCAAACTCAAAAACATCTTCAGGTCTGGTAAAGTCTATGTAGGCTCGAGCGTACCTCTGGTCCTTCTGACTGCAAAATTATTTCAGAAGAAACCTCTGAATGAGTAAAAAATCTTCAGTATTGTGAGCTGCAGTCCATAGAAAccaagagaaaagaaaaaaatacacaAAGTATAGaacacgattttttttatttagtatcCGGAGATGACAATCATAAACAACAATTGGGCATGAAATTGAAGGGGCGTCCTACAGCAATCATTCTAATGACACCAACCCCCAATGAACCCACATAAGGGGGAAGAAAGAGGATAAAGCACGCAAACGCACAATACGAGAAATACCCAGTTGGCGAAAAGCGTTAAAGAACATCCAGATTTCTGAAAATAGAAGGAGGACATGATAACAACATAAAAGTGAAAACCCAGTTGGGAAGAGTAGTTTTATGGTGAATAGAGAAAAAGGGGGAAACCTGGTCTTTCCGGGACGATAGTAAGACCAATTGAAGCGACCGGCGAATCGATCATGAATATGGTGGAAGAGATCTGAGTGAGAAAGAGAAGGGGGCAAGTGCCTAATCACTACTTTGGTCCTCTCCAACGGGTCCTTCATCTGAAAAACCCCCCGCACTCGCACTGCGAACACCAACAAAAGAATTGGAGAATTTCCCTTTCGGCTTTTGGTTTCTAAATTCTCAACCGAGTCAAGAACAACAAAATGTTTTTTGGGAATTGGGGTTACTAACGCTAACGACGAGAGTTCGGAGAAGATGAAACGACCGAAAGCTCGCCAAACTCTTTTGGGCTTCTTTCACTCTTTTATCAGGCCCACTATTACACCACCTTCGCCCCAACTAAAGGCCcagactctttttttttttcttcttcttcttctttaactACAAATCTACAATAATAGGATAATTTAGAGTATATAttttatcaaaaagaaaaaatttaataatttgaaaaaatcaCTGCACTACGCAGGCCACCTCTAAATTATAAAAAGAGAACCATAAAAACAGATCTAACAGAGACACGTTTTCTAAACTcttatatatgtttaatttacTTTTGTTTATACTCTAAACCCATCATACCATAGCAAATATGAATCACACGCCAAATATTGGGTTGGATGTTTCATTTAATTCCTTCTACCTATTTGAGCTTCTAAATTATTCTCAAACATCGGCCTAGAATTTAGAAATCAGATCTATCGATGGAAGACCTTGACAATCCCCTACGTCCCCTTCAATATGATTGTGTAGGAGGTGATCATTAAACATAGAATTATTCCAAGTTAAATACGCTTAAGTTTTGGTTCATGTATGCAACCATTTCTAGCTATATGTAATTAAATTCATTGACATTCTGTAAAGCCCTACTGAATTTTGCATTATGCCTTGATATTATAAAGCATATTATACCTACAAAATAATGTGTATAGTAATATATAACTTATTTGAACAGCAATATAATTTAATAAGAGAGAGCTATATATTCAATATCATTCCACCAAACTCTGAGTAAAAATGACTTaatgaaaagggaaaaaaagaaaaaaaaaaagaaagaaaaaagagttgaAACTTAGATAAAGCCATATATTTAAGAGAAAAAGTAGATAAACTTAAAAGTTGCAAAGTTTCAAATTCGTATTGGTCCATGTAGGCACAAAAATCATCCATAGAATTACATACATCATTAGCATTAGAGTCATTGTAGCATATATATCATATGTATGTCGTAgtgtatataataatatatatagaaTTTGAAACACACAACTGCAAATTAAATCACATCACGCTCTGATCATCACTGATCATTgaggaaaattaattaaattttgtacTTAGAAAATGATGggcatattttattttaattctttttgtaatCTCAATGATTTTCTGaatattaattaaaacaaacaattgtcCCCATCATTTTGGTCTCCAAAACAGCTGCAGATCATTTCATCACCTGTGATATcacaagaaagaagaaaaaaaaaaatactcattGCCAATTCAAACATAAGATCAGTATTGACTTTTTGATTTTATCGATCCAATATTGAATCTCAATTAATGTCAACACAGATTATATTTTAAGAAACATagaatttgaaaaaggaaagaataggTACCCAAGATGAAGCATCTTCTTGTCTTGATGAGAGAAAGAAACAGGTCCAGCAGGTTCCATGATATTGGGAGAGAAGAAATTGCGAGAATTAGCCAATGCTTGAATTGCATTCAGTTCTTGTCCAGATACGGCCATGTTTGCTTGTTGAACCCTCTCTACTTCcgctatctatatatatatatatatatatattgtccATTTCAAACTCCGATagatatatacacacacacacacaagaAGGAATGATAATGTATGATGTATACATACCTTGGTTCTAATACACACATTTTCATTCTCCAGCTCAATCTCCTAATACAAGAACAGCATTATCGCAAAAGATGATCAGGAACTAAATTAGAAAGGTAAATGTGTGTGTGTGGTGGTTTCAATCTAGATCAATTACCCTTTTCTGAAGGTACTCAATTTCTGCTAGCAACATTTCATGCTGTTCaacaaattaagaagaaaaaaaaatatatattacttaCTTTTAAAACTTCATATAAAAGGGGAAGATTTCAAGTATTAGTGCAACAATAATTAatgacaaataaaaaaatatagcaTATCTAGTTCAATATAACTAACATAAATATTTGTTCTTACCGCCcatattgaaaaagaaaacaagataaATATATACGATCTAATATCACCACAAAATTTAAATAGAGATGTAACATCCAAACGTTTTAACAAACCAAACTACCCTCAAAATATCTCAAACCCAAATACTAAATATATGCATTGAACTAGAATGATGCATATTGTTCCATCTTTCAAATGGAGAAGAAATATCCTAATACATAaagtagtaaaaaaaaaaaaaaagtaataactTTCCAATACTGATTTAGATTCAGAATTGAATTAGTGACATcatgtaaattaaaaaaaaaaaaaaagtttgagcaagaaaaaatatatatatatatatagaaccTTCTTTGATCTGATTCTAGTGATGCCTCTTTCAAGCCTATTTTCAAGCTGCTTGAGTTCTTTGACAGTAAGAGCACTCAAGGAGTCCCCCATCAAGTGCCTAACAAGATTGCTTCAACACATGAGAGTAGCTTATTCAACACCACCtttcatatttctttcttttttggctaaatatataatctttttctttttcaatattttcaatttctctcttttctttattttttttttctttctaatttcgtccccaatctttttctttaatacctctatatatatacttaacacacacacacacacaaacaaaaattagggacgaaattgaaaaaaaaaaaacaaaacaaaacaaaaaaagaaacccaaatatttaaagataaaattatatatttagccCAATATtgtattatataatttatatatggAATGGTGTATTAAAGAAAAATCACTCATAATAATAACCTGTTGGAATTCTGAAGCATTTGTATCTGTTGACGCAGTTTAGCCGATTCTTGCTGATAATACTTCAATTTTCCCccatatatcatatatatatatatatatatatatcataataaCATGTTAGGCTTCATGAATATTAAGAAATTTGTGGGAAAGAAAATCTGTCATAGCTAGAGAAAACTTTTAGGACTATGAAACCAATTAACTAACTTATGAATTTATTGTACATCATGTATGTGTTACAATACTCACTTTTGAATGCCTAAAATTACTCTCGAGATTTAAAAATAGTTAATTAtggagagggagagagagagaagctGACTTGAGTGTTTAATTCAGTGACAGAGCTAGTGGCTGAGCTATCAGAACAAGCCTTCTTGTACCTCTCAATAGTTGTTTTGATGCTGCAATATTTACATATAATTATATCAACCAATTTCATTATTAGCATTCTTAATTATCAACATtcattcacttttttttaatcAGCAAGATATTTTATCTTAGAATAATTACCGATTCAACCAAATATTACTATAATGGATGATCTACATGTACTAATTAATGTAAGAAGCAACCTTAACTttgaatattattttattttagtccACCATTTAGGAAAGTCTTACACTTTTaatcttaacaaataaattgaCTTTTTTTTCAAAGCAAACACTTACCTTGCATAACATTATTAGTAtgaaaaatattgtaaaaataCCCAAAATGATgacatagatttttttttcccaTAAGAAAACAGTCCTAAAACGATTctgtcaaagaaaaaaaaaacataacctagatttttattttggtttttcaTATGTAtacattctttcttttcctaaagtttttttttttttttttaatagacgacactttttttttaagttaataataaaatgttttaATCATGATAAAGCAAATATATGTGTGTGAAGAAAAAGCATTTAGAAAaggtaaaagaaaatatatttatggGGAAGGCAGATGCAAACTCACTTCCAATTATTGCCTAATATATGTAAATGTGTATGTTCCGACACAGATCCTTCAATGAA containing:
- the LOC103498711 gene encoding agamous-like MADS-box protein AGL11 isoform X1, whose protein sequence is MGRGKIEIKRIENTTNRQVTFCKRRNGLLKKAYELSVLCDAEVALIVFSSRGRLYEYSNNSIKTTIERYKKACSDSSATSSVTELNTQYYQQESAKLRQQIQMLQNSNSNLVRHLMGDSLSALTVKELKQLENRLERGITRIRSKKHEMLLAEIEYLQKREIELENENVCIRTKIAEVERVQQANMAVSGQELNAIQALANSRNFFSPNIMEPAGPVSFSHQDKKMLHLG
- the LOC103498711 gene encoding agamous-like MADS-box protein AGL11 isoform X2 — translated: MGRGKIEIKRIENTTNRQVTFCKRRNGLLKKAYELSVLCDAEVALIVFSSRGRLYEYSNNSIKTTIERYKKACSDSSATSSVTELNTQYYQQESAKLRQQIQMLQNSNRHLMGDSLSALTVKELKQLENRLERGITRIRSKKHEMLLAEIEYLQKREIELENENVCIRTKIAEVERVQQANMAVSGQELNAIQALANSRNFFSPNIMEPAGPVSFSHQDKKMLHLG